In Desulfofundulus kuznetsovii DSM 6115, the following are encoded in one genomic region:
- a CDS encoding CopG family antitoxin produces MAKSLPEFKNEKEEAEFWDTHNSLDYIESDEPVEMELDPELAAKIRERARTKQVTLRLRVSQIEAVKEIARRKDIPYQTLIRSWIAEAIRREQGSGA; encoded by the coding sequence ATGGCGAAAAGCCTTCCGGAGTTTAAAAACGAAAAAGAAGAGGCTGAATTCTGGGATACACACAATTCCCTGGACTACATTGAAAGCGATGAACCCGTTGAAATGGAGCTTGACCCCGAACTGGCGGCAAAAATCCGCGAGCGGGCACGGACCAAACAGGTGACCCTGCGCCTGCGGGTGTCCCAGATAGAGGCGGTAAAAGAGATAGCCAGGAGGAAGGATATCCCCTACCAGACCCTGATCCGGTCGTGGATCGCGGAAGCCATACGCCGGGAGCAGGGCAGCGGGGCATAA
- a CDS encoding helix-turn-helix domain-containing protein gives MSAKESRRVFVIEQAVKGKITNRQAAEILGLSEHQVIRLKERMKADGVAGLAHKNRGRDHYKHFQQVGL, from the coding sequence TTGAGTGCTAAAGAGTCGCGCAGGGTGTTTGTGATTGAACAGGCCGTCAAAGGCAAGATTACCAACAGGCAGGCTGCTGAGATCCTGGGCTTAAGTGAACACCAGGTAATCCGCTTGAAGGAGAGGATGAAAGCTGATGGTGTTGCGGGCCTGGCTCATAAGAACAGAGGAAGGGACCATTACAAGCATTTTCAGCAGGTAGGTTTGTAA
- a CDS encoding S-layer homology domain-containing protein encodes MAYDENFAGMDNHWVQGDVKLMAAMHIASGVAETTFVPNASVTRAESVAMVKRFLTSTGRL; translated from the coding sequence ATGGCGTACGACGAGAACTTTGCTGGCATGGACAACCACTGGGTGCAGGGCGATGTGAAGCTGATGGCGGCTATGCACATCGCAAGCGGTGTAGCCGAAACCACCTTTGTGCCCAACGCCAGCGTCACCCGGGCCGAGTCGGTAGCTATGGTCAAGCGCTTCCTTACCTCCACCGGCAGGCTTTAA
- a CDS encoding BrnT family toxin, which produces MKISRFEWDKWNAGHIEERHGLTPEEVEGVFSDRPVVRRVRGGRFAAYGQTEEGRYLTVIFQIKPGGVIRVVTARDMNRWERRYYLQRRRN; this is translated from the coding sequence GTGAAAATAAGCCGGTTTGAGTGGGACAAGTGGAATGCCGGGCACATCGAAGAAAGACACGGGCTTACCCCTGAAGAGGTTGAAGGAGTCTTTTCCGACCGTCCGGTGGTCCGCAGGGTCCGGGGTGGAAGGTTCGCCGCCTACGGACAGACGGAGGAAGGCCGTTACCTGACGGTGATTTTTCAAATCAAGCCCGGCGGTGTTATCCGCGTTGTCACTGCGAGGGACATGAACAGGTGGGAGCGCCGGTACTACCTGCAAAGGAGGCGAAATTAA
- the accB gene encoding acetyl-CoA carboxylase biotin carboxyl carrier protein: MGLKITDTTLRDGHQSLWATRMRTQDMLPILEKLDAVGYHSLEVWGGATFDVCMRYLNEDPWERLRTLKKHIKRTPLQMLLRGQSLVGYQHYPDDVVEAFINKMVENGIDIIRIFDALNDLRNFEAPMRVASKTGAHIQAAVVYTISPVHTTEHYVETAVSLAQMGAHSICIKDMAGLLTPYKAYELVKLIKERVGLPVQLHSHYIGGLALGAYLKAAEAGVDVVDTASVPLAFGSSQPPVETVVRALQGTPYDTGLDLHLLFEIAAYFEDLRKSLGYERGVTRINDMRVFEHQVPGGMISNLVTQLEEQKALHRLPEVLAEIPRVRAELGYPPLVTPTSQIVGTQAVLNVLTGERYKLIPGEVRAYVEGLYGRPPAPIDPDVARKILGDREPITCRPADLLEPKMDKIREEIKHLAKSEEDFISYALFPQVAKRFFENRNRPGHQPVDSTAPLRNGAREQKTGRKEDGSMNLQEIKELIKLIDQTAIAELSLESAGVKVAIRKAGAQGTMPAPAGEDSPVSPPARETAAPPVPAPEKSIDTTGLTVIRAPMVGTFYRAPAPDAPPFVQVGDVVEKGQTLCIIEAMKLMNEIESEVAGEIVEILVENGQPVEYGQELFLIREK; encoded by the coding sequence ATGGGTTTAAAGATCACCGACACTACCCTGCGCGATGGCCACCAGAGCCTCTGGGCCACCCGCATGCGTACTCAAGATATGCTGCCCATCCTGGAAAAACTGGATGCGGTAGGCTATCATTCCCTGGAAGTGTGGGGCGGGGCCACTTTTGACGTTTGCATGCGTTATTTGAACGAAGATCCCTGGGAGCGTTTGCGGACTTTAAAAAAGCACATTAAGCGCACGCCCTTGCAGATGCTTTTACGTGGTCAGTCCCTGGTGGGTTACCAGCATTATCCCGATGATGTGGTCGAGGCCTTTATTAATAAGATGGTGGAAAACGGCATAGATATTATCCGCATCTTTGACGCCTTGAACGACCTGCGCAACTTTGAAGCACCCATGCGGGTGGCTTCAAAGACGGGGGCACACATCCAGGCGGCGGTGGTTTATACCATCAGCCCGGTACACACCACCGAGCACTATGTGGAAACAGCGGTCAGCCTGGCCCAGATGGGAGCTCATTCCATCTGCATTAAAGATATGGCCGGGCTGCTCACTCCTTATAAAGCTTACGAACTGGTAAAACTGATTAAGGAACGGGTCGGTCTGCCCGTACAGCTGCACAGCCACTACATTGGCGGCCTGGCCCTGGGGGCCTACCTCAAGGCGGCCGAGGCGGGGGTGGATGTGGTGGATACCGCCTCGGTACCCCTGGCCTTTGGTTCTTCCCAGCCTCCGGTGGAAACGGTGGTGCGGGCGTTGCAGGGCACGCCCTACGATACCGGCCTGGATCTCCACTTGCTTTTTGAAATTGCCGCTTACTTTGAAGACCTGCGCAAGTCCCTTGGTTACGAGCGGGGGGTCACCCGCATCAACGACATGCGGGTCTTTGAACACCAGGTACCCGGAGGGATGATTTCCAACCTGGTTACCCAGCTGGAAGAACAAAAAGCCCTGCATCGCCTGCCCGAGGTGCTGGCGGAAATTCCCCGGGTGCGGGCGGAGCTGGGTTACCCGCCCCTGGTTACTCCCACCAGCCAGATCGTGGGCACCCAGGCCGTGCTGAACGTTCTCACCGGAGAACGCTACAAACTCATTCCCGGCGAGGTGCGGGCCTATGTAGAAGGGCTTTACGGCAGGCCGCCGGCCCCCATAGATCCGGATGTGGCCCGAAAGATTTTGGGAGACAGGGAACCCATTACCTGTCGCCCCGCCGATTTACTGGAACCCAAAATGGATAAAATAAGAGAAGAGATCAAACACCTGGCAAAGTCGGAAGAAGATTTCATTTCCTACGCCCTGTTTCCCCAGGTGGCGAAGAGATTCTTTGAAAATCGCAACCGGCCGGGTCACCAGCCCGTGGATTCCACCGCACCCTTGCGCAACGGAGCCCGGGAGCAAAAAACCGGCCGTAAGGAGGATGGAAGCATGAACTTACAGGAAATCAAGGAGTTAATTAAACTAATTGACCAGACGGCCATTGCCGAGTTATCCCTGGAGAGTGCGGGGGTGAAAGTGGCCATAAGGAAAGCCGGCGCGCAAGGGACGATGCCTGCACCTGCGGGTGAGGATTCCCCGGTGTCGCCGCCGGCCCGGGAAACGGCTGCCCCACCGGTACCAGCCCCGGAAAAATCTATTGATACTACCGGTCTTACCGTGATCAGGGCTCCCATGGTAGGCACCTTTTACCGCGCCCCGGCTCCCGATGCCCCGCCCTTTGTCCAGGTGGGAGATGTGGTGGAGAAGGGCCAGACGCTTTGTATTATTGAGGCCATGAAACTGATGAACGAAATTGAATCAGAAGTGGCCGGTGAAATTGTAGAAATCCTGGTGGAAAACGGCCAGCCCGTGGAGTACGGGCAGGAGCTGTTCTTGATTCGGGAAAAATAG